A portion of the Lolium rigidum isolate FL_2022 chromosome 1, APGP_CSIRO_Lrig_0.1, whole genome shotgun sequence genome contains these proteins:
- the LOC124683913 gene encoding PHD finger-like domain-containing protein 5A, giving the protein MAKHHPDLIMCRKQPGIAIGRLCEKCDGKCVVCDSYVRPCTLVRVCDECNYGSFQGRCVICGGVGISDAYYCKECTQQEKDRDGCPKIVNLGSAKTDLFYERKKYGFKKR; this is encoded by the coding sequence ATGGCGAAACATCATCCCGATCTCATCATGTGCCGGAAGCAGCCTGGCATTGCTATTGGTCGCTTGTGTGAGAAGTGTGATGGCAAGTGTGTCGTTTGTGACTCATATGTGCGCCCATGTACGCTTGTCCGTGTCTGTGACGAGTGCAACTACGGCTCATTCCAGGGAAGGTGTGTCATCTGCGGTGGAGTTGGCATCTCAGATGCCTACTACTGCAAGGAGTGTACACAGCAGGAGAAGGACCGAGATGGATGTCCGAAGATCGTCAATCTAGGAAGCGCCAAGACTGATCTCTTCTACGAGCGTAAGAAGTATGGTTTTAAGAAGAGATGA